A region from the Caldicellulosiruptor naganoensis genome encodes:
- a CDS encoding ABC transporter permease, whose product MIAAVGLAQGSTKSITDRLQRLGTNLIQINITGRNSNRNVTYEELQQFADQHADDIEAIAPTVSSSVTLKYGTTTYDTTLIGTTADYSTVRDVNVTAGRFILPIDVDYRKKVAIVGTTIVNELFSGQNPIGKKMKINGQIFTVVGVLEQRANSQQQSDDDVVIVPVTVAQRLTRNAIIRNFAIKITDGNRSEAVMNYLNDFLMKIYNDSTAFRVFNTAQLLDTLNSVTQTLTLMLAGIAAISLIVGGIGIMNIMLVSVTERTREIGIRKAIGAKRRNILVQFLIEASVVTGLGGIIGIILGYVTINLMSKLNVATAIFSIPWAILAFTISLAIGIVFGLFPASKASRLNPIEALRYE is encoded by the coding sequence GTGATTGCGGCTGTTGGGCTTGCCCAGGGAAGCACCAAAAGCATAACAGACAGGCTTCAAAGGCTTGGGACAAATCTAATACAGATAAATATTACAGGAAGAAACAGCAACAGAAACGTCACATATGAAGAACTTCAGCAGTTTGCCGATCAGCATGCAGATGATATAGAAGCAATTGCACCAACTGTATCGAGCTCTGTTACATTAAAGTATGGAACAACTACATATGACACTACCCTGATTGGTACAACAGCAGACTACTCCACTGTTCGCGATGTCAATGTTACAGCTGGTAGGTTTATCCTTCCAATTGATGTAGACTATCGCAAGAAAGTTGCTATTGTTGGTACCACAATTGTAAATGAACTGTTCAGTGGGCAGAATCCTATTGGAAAGAAGATGAAGATTAACGGCCAGATATTTACGGTTGTTGGAGTACTTGAACAGAGGGCAAATTCGCAGCAGCAGTCAGACGACGACGTAGTAATAGTTCCTGTAACAGTTGCACAAAGGCTTACACGAAACGCAATCATTCGAAATTTTGCAATAAAAATTACAGATGGTAACAGAAGCGAGGCTGTAATGAACTATCTCAACGACTTTCTCATGAAGATTTACAACGACTCTACAGCTTTTAGAGTTTTCAACACAGCCCAGCTACTTGACACCTTAAACAGTGTAACCCAGACACTCACGCTCATGCTTGCCGGGATTGCTGCAATTTCGCTCATTGTCGGTGGAATTGGCATCATGAATATCATGCTTGTGTCTGTTACAGAAAGAACAAGAGAAATAGGAATTAGAAAAGCAATCGGCGCAAAGAGAAGAAATATACTCGTTCAGTTTTTGATAGAAGCATCTGTTGTGACAGGGCTTGGTGGAATAATCGGGATTATTTTGGGTTATGTAACAATCAATTTGATGTCAAAGCTAAATGTTGCAACAGCAATATTTTCGATACCGTGGGCAATACTGGCGTTTACAATCTCACTTGCAATAGGCATTGTGTTTGGACTGTTCCCAGCATCAAAAGCGTCGCGTCTAAACCCAATAGAGGCGCTAAGATACGAATAA
- a CDS encoding S-layer homology domain-containing protein: MRKKFLTVILLLCFVLGNLGLPSAYAAYKDIPSNASYKQAVEKLNKLGILVYKDYFKPNAAVLRGEFAAAIVKISNAEDEANLLKGYSQYPDIKPNTNLCGYVNWAVKKKYMTPMADGKFNPNGPLTFAQATTAIVRMLGYSDSDLSGIWPQNYIDKASELGLIKGINLSASKKVPRWALALMLSKLLDTEVKTGGNQAQSTQSALSGVSASNQSSNGTKFSEYVGLYKSYVVLDTGKTSSKLLPNEVLTDSGVLVNATKTQLEVGKKYMLQVDSNKITKVFGTENYSFQIVSTKVDGKTVYYKESGKTKSITLPSSATYYYNGSKQSYDAIENVLKPNQKISFIYSEDRSKVDFVVISDIYAQEVYGNYDEVLILATPKTSSALDANQVQTDKGIYFVASSIKPENLEIGAKYGVYIKDDTITKALQKVWVSDKFTIKNIDDYTLDVDQNGKTQKIQLTSKPVYYYQGTKQSYENLPNILKEDQILYVSKDTDTGKVMAYVIQDPYSTQYGNYIEAIVLQDALLNSSLENNQVMTDKGIFYLPSAETKLEIGAKYGLYVKDDKITLVVKKLNNTARYEVTDVVSDTNVKLKGTQGQENIILPQKPVYYYNGTKTNYTELKNVLKVGQKIYFGYAKDGKTYEYVVIQDPYSLEYGTYTEVIVMADSISSSKLATNEVLTDKGIYVVSSSAGKLTVGSKYGVYIKNDTITKVVKKLNNSESAEITAVVSDTNVKIKKGSSENTMFLPQKPTYYYNGNKLSYDQLKSILKTGQKIYFGYNQAGNSYEYAIIQDPYYDEYGTYMEVIVMGTSKVTKGLAENEVLTDKGILTLPSNQNTSLELGAKYGLYVDSDNNITFIYKKLSSTEGMTVLYALGSKVMVDRGGTQVEVTLPQNITYYYSSTKIDYSVAVQKMQRATSLVFGISTQKKGYDYCVVFDPVYSKPYLANEQTYLTLKAGDLDISGSSKVIKDGDVVDYSYIQKNDVVYAVTDIWGGNKFILVVDDRVECYIKSYQPTRFTPKSIVVSAVDLTTGKLVDKTYEVSEDFDPSVLLSDTFKIGQRVYLILGYDGKVVSMVNP, from the coding sequence ATGAGAAAAAAGTTTTTGACAGTCATTTTACTACTTTGTTTTGTACTTGGGAATTTAGGTCTGCCTTCTGCTTATGCCGCATACAAAGACATTCCATCAAATGCAAGTTACAAGCAGGCTGTAGAAAAGTTAAATAAGCTTGGAATTCTTGTTTACAAGGACTATTTCAAGCCAAATGCTGCTGTTCTGCGCGGTGAGTTTGCAGCTGCGATTGTAAAGATTTCAAACGCAGAGGACGAGGCAAATCTGCTTAAAGGATATTCGCAATATCCAGACATAAAGCCAAACACCAATCTTTGTGGGTATGTGAACTGGGCAGTAAAGAAAAAATACATGACACCAATGGCAGACGGCAAGTTTAATCCAAACGGCCCGCTTACCTTTGCCCAGGCAACAACTGCTATTGTGAGGATGCTTGGGTACTCTGACTCAGACCTTTCTGGCATCTGGCCACAAAACTACATTGACAAAGCATCTGAGCTTGGGCTTATAAAAGGAATAAACCTTTCTGCGTCGAAAAAGGTTCCGCGCTGGGCTCTTGCCTTGATGCTATCAAAGCTTCTTGACACTGAGGTCAAAACTGGTGGAAATCAAGCTCAATCTACCCAGTCAGCTTTAAGCGGAGTGTCAGCATCAAACCAAAGCAGCAACGGCACAAAATTTTCTGAGTATGTTGGGCTTTACAAATCGTATGTTGTGCTTGATACTGGCAAGACATCATCAAAGCTTCTTCCAAATGAGGTTTTGACAGACAGCGGAGTGCTTGTGAATGCAACAAAAACGCAACTTGAAGTTGGGAAAAAGTACATGCTTCAGGTCGATAGCAACAAAATCACAAAAGTGTTTGGCACAGAAAACTACTCTTTCCAGATTGTCAGCACAAAGGTTGATGGAAAGACTGTATATTACAAAGAAAGTGGAAAGACAAAATCAATAACTTTGCCATCTTCGGCAACATACTATTACAATGGCTCAAAACAAAGCTACGATGCAATTGAAAATGTTCTAAAACCAAACCAGAAAATAAGCTTTATCTATTCTGAAGATAGAAGCAAAGTAGACTTTGTTGTAATTTCCGACATATATGCACAAGAGGTTTATGGAAACTACGATGAGGTTTTGATTTTGGCAACCCCAAAAACATCATCGGCACTGGATGCAAACCAGGTTCAGACAGACAAGGGAATATATTTTGTTGCATCTTCGATAAAACCTGAAAACCTTGAAATTGGAGCAAAATATGGAGTGTATATAAAAGATGATACAATTACAAAAGCTTTGCAAAAAGTGTGGGTATCCGACAAGTTTACAATCAAAAATATAGATGATTACACACTTGATGTTGATCAAAACGGCAAGACACAGAAGATTCAGCTAACAAGCAAACCTGTGTATTACTATCAAGGCACAAAACAGAGCTATGAAAATCTGCCAAACATTTTAAAAGAAGACCAGATACTTTATGTATCAAAAGACACTGACACAGGCAAGGTTATGGCATACGTTATTCAAGACCCATACAGCACACAGTACGGCAACTATATTGAGGCAATAGTTTTGCAGGATGCACTTTTAAACTCAAGCCTTGAGAACAACCAGGTTATGACTGACAAAGGTATTTTTTACCTTCCATCTGCCGAGACAAAACTTGAAATAGGTGCAAAGTACGGACTTTATGTTAAAGATGATAAGATAACCCTTGTTGTGAAGAAGTTGAATAACACTGCGCGGTATGAAGTGACAGATGTTGTTAGCGATACTAACGTCAAGCTAAAAGGTACTCAGGGGCAGGAGAACATCATTCTACCTCAAAAGCCGGTTTATTATTACAATGGTACAAAAACAAACTATACTGAGCTTAAGAATGTACTAAAAGTGGGTCAGAAAATCTACTTTGGCTATGCAAAGGACGGCAAGACATATGAATATGTTGTAATTCAGGACCCATACTCTCTTGAGTACGGCACATATACAGAGGTCATAGTGATGGCAGATAGCATTTCGTCAAGCAAGCTTGCAACAAACGAGGTTCTGACTGACAAGGGCATATATGTTGTAAGCAGCAGTGCAGGAAAATTGACAGTTGGATCAAAGTATGGTGTGTACATCAAAAATGATACAATTACCAAGGTTGTGAAAAAGCTCAATAATAGCGAGTCAGCGGAGATCACTGCAGTTGTGAGCGATACAAACGTAAAAATCAAAAAAGGAAGCAGTGAAAACACCATGTTTCTTCCTCAAAAACCCACGTATTATTACAATGGAAATAAGCTTAGCTATGACCAGCTAAAGAGTATTCTCAAAACAGGTCAGAAAATCTATTTTGGCTACAACCAGGCAGGAAATTCGTATGAGTATGCAATCATCCAGGACCCATATTATGATGAGTATGGAACATACATGGAAGTCATTGTAATGGGCACAAGTAAGGTAACAAAAGGTCTTGCAGAAAATGAAGTTCTGACAGACAAGGGCATTTTGACCCTGCCGTCAAACCAGAACACAAGCTTAGAGCTTGGCGCAAAATACGGGCTTTATGTCGATTCAGATAACAATATAACGTTTATATACAAGAAGCTGAGCTCAACAGAAGGCATGACGGTATTATACGCACTTGGAAGCAAAGTAATGGTTGACAGGGGCGGAACACAGGTTGAGGTGACCTTGCCACAGAACATAACCTACTACTACAGCAGCACAAAGATTGACTACTCAGTGGCTGTGCAGAAAATGCAAAGAGCGACATCGCTTGTGTTTGGGATATCAACACAAAAGAAAGGGTACGACTACTGTGTGGTATTTGACCCGGTATACAGCAAACCATACCTTGCAAATGAGCAGACATACTTAACGCTAAAAGCAGGTGATCTGGATATAAGTGGTAGTAGCAAAGTTATAAAAGACGGGGATGTTGTGGACTACAGCTATATTCAGAAAAATGATGTTGTCTATGCTGTGACAGATATCTGGGGTG
- a CDS encoding HlyD family efflux transporter periplasmic adaptor subunit — protein MTIIDTSKLKVTLPFSAALFGKVKIGAPAVVYIPDISQSTQGTVSYLGNTTYTNDCGGKVFDVEITISNPGALQEGMKASAEIKVGAEVYLSTQDATLECVDKENVKAKVDGEVEEILARNNQFVEKGAVLLKLSNDDLSKQLKNYQTQLKNLQDQLKDAEDNLENYYIKAPFDGVVTNINFKKGDNIKAGEVLATVFDNKNLVFRVDIDELDIAKIKVGQKVNITVDALSETQTNPLTGKVSKIPLEGTTQNGVTTYSVTISIDNPKNLKIGMNANAEIIVNQKQDILMVPLETVQKFGNRYFVFVKSSSQNSSQQEQTGGFFPRGGFGNNQQTQSSNQNSENSTRRWQQQRGSSTENAQQTGNSQSRGSWSQNSQGTGTSSQLRTRRMASLLNNSYYKGAVLRPVEVGINNDSYIEIVSGLSEGDIVVLPPLSTGSTSTQTQTQQGFNIMGGFGGPGGGMPGEFRQFRQNRGGTGTRNQSSGSQGSNTNR, from the coding sequence TTGACAATAATTGATACATCAAAGCTGAAAGTTACATTACCATTTTCAGCAGCGCTTTTCGGCAAGGTCAAGATAGGTGCGCCAGCAGTTGTTTACATTCCTGACATTTCCCAGTCAACCCAGGGCACAGTAAGCTATCTTGGGAACACAACTTACACAAATGACTGCGGTGGCAAAGTTTTTGATGTTGAGATCACAATCTCAAACCCCGGCGCTCTGCAGGAAGGTATGAAGGCAAGTGCTGAGATAAAGGTAGGAGCTGAAGTATATCTTAGCACGCAGGATGCAACCTTGGAGTGTGTAGACAAGGAAAATGTCAAGGCAAAGGTTGATGGTGAGGTTGAAGAGATTTTAGCAAGAAACAACCAGTTTGTTGAAAAAGGAGCTGTGCTTTTAAAACTTTCAAACGATGACCTGTCAAAACAGCTCAAGAATTACCAGACACAGCTTAAAAACTTGCAGGACCAGCTAAAGGATGCAGAAGATAACTTGGAAAACTACTACATTAAAGCTCCGTTTGACGGTGTTGTGACCAATATAAACTTCAAGAAAGGCGATAACATAAAAGCGGGAGAGGTACTTGCAACTGTATTTGATAACAAAAATTTAGTATTTAGGGTTGACATAGATGAGCTTGATATTGCTAAAATAAAAGTAGGGCAAAAAGTAAATATAACAGTTGATGCGCTATCAGAGACACAGACAAACCCGCTGACAGGGAAAGTATCCAAAATTCCGCTTGAGGGAACAACCCAGAACGGCGTCACAACATATTCTGTTACGATCTCAATTGACAATCCCAAGAACCTCAAGATTGGCATGAACGCAAATGCTGAGATAATAGTAAACCAGAAACAAGATATTTTGATGGTGCCGCTTGAAACTGTCCAGAAATTCGGCAACAGGTACTTTGTGTTTGTAAAAAGCTCAAGTCAAAATAGCTCTCAGCAAGAGCAAACTGGCGGATTTTTCCCGCGGGGAGGTTTTGGAAATAACCAGCAGACTCAGAGTTCGAACCAGAATTCTGAAAATTCTACAAGAAGATGGCAGCAGCAAAGAGGTAGCAGCACAGAAAACGCACAACAAACAGGAAATAGCCAATCAAGAGGTTCATGGTCGCAAAATAGTCAAGGTACAGGTACATCGTCGCAGCTGCGAACAAGAAGGATGGCAAGTTTACTTAACAACAGTTACTACAAAGGCGCAGTTTTGCGACCTGTTGAGGTTGGTATAAACAATGACTCATACATTGAAATTGTAAGTGGCCTTAGCGAAGGAGATATAGTTGTTCTGCCACCACTTTCAACAGGCTCAACAAGCACCCAGACGCAAACTCAGCAGGGATTTAACATAATGGGCGGGTTTGGCGGACCAGGTGGTGGAATGCCAGGCGAGTTCAGACAGTTCAGACAAAACCGAGGTGGCACCGGCACAAGGAATCAGTCATCTGGGTCTCAGGGAAGTAACACAAACAGGTAA
- a CDS encoding ABC transporter ATP-binding protein, with product MIELYDIYKIYKMGENEVYALNGVSLKIKPHEFVAIVGPSGSGKSTLMNIIGCLDTPTSGTYILDGHEVSKLNDNQLAEIRNSKIGFVFQNFNLIPQLTALENVELPLIYKGTPASTRHKLAKEALARVGLEHRMHHRPRELSGGQQQRVAIARALVTNPAIILADEPTGNLDSKSGAEIMQIFKELHAQGSTIVLITHDNNLAAQARRIVRIQDGQIIEDKEVS from the coding sequence ATGATTGAACTTTATGATATTTACAAAATCTACAAGATGGGCGAGAATGAGGTATATGCTTTAAACGGTGTTAGCTTGAAAATCAAGCCTCACGAGTTTGTGGCTATAGTTGGACCTTCCGGATCAGGAAAATCAACTCTTATGAACATCATAGGCTGTCTTGACACACCAACATCTGGCACGTACATACTGGATGGTCATGAAGTAAGCAAGCTCAACGACAACCAGCTTGCAGAGATTCGAAACAGCAAGATAGGCTTTGTGTTTCAAAACTTTAACTTGATACCACAGCTCACAGCTCTTGAAAATGTTGAACTACCTTTAATCTACAAAGGGACTCCAGCATCAACACGTCACAAGCTTGCAAAAGAAGCCTTAGCAAGGGTTGGCTTGGAACATAGAATGCATCACAGACCAAGAGAGCTATCTGGCGGTCAGCAGCAGAGAGTTGCAATTGCAAGGGCGCTTGTTACAAACCCAGCAATAATTCTTGCTGATGAGCCAACAGGAAACTTGGACTCAAAGTCAGGTGCTGAAATAATGCAAATATTTAAGGAACTTCATGCACAGGGTAGTACAATTGTTTTAATTACACACGACAACAACTTAGCAGCTCAGGCAAGAAGAATTGTGCGGATTCAGGATGGTCAAATAATTGAGGACAAGGAGGTGAGCTGA
- a CDS encoding efflux RND transporter periplasmic adaptor subunit translates to MAEKVKPLKTPKFKFSLKSKALKRVIISIVIIAILAGAGFGIYRFVQGRKNQNQTVQQRTARVTRGDITVSVTGSGPIESAQSVDLTSTVSSTITNVFFKDGDSVKKGDVIFELESQDAKDKIDSIKSQIDDVNSSIADVQESIKNLVVTAPISGYVKKI, encoded by the coding sequence ATGGCAGAGAAAGTAAAACCGCTAAAAACTCCAAAGTTTAAGTTCAGTTTAAAAAGCAAAGCTTTAAAGAGGGTCATAATATCCATAGTAATTATCGCAATTTTAGCAGGAGCAGGGTTTGGAATATACAGGTTTGTCCAGGGAAGAAAAAATCAAAATCAAACTGTTCAGCAGAGGACTGCAAGAGTGACGCGTGGCGATATAACCGTTAGTGTCACCGGTTCAGGCCCGATTGAGTCTGCCCAGAGCGTTGATCTCACATCAACTGTGAGCTCAACCATCACAAATGTATTTTTCAAAGACGGGGATTCTGTCAAAAAAGGGGATGTAATATTTGAGCTTGAAAGCCAGGATGCAAAGGACAAGATTGATTCAATTAAGAGTCAGATTGACGATGTGAACTCCTCAATTGCAGATGTTCAGGAGAGCATCAAAAACCTTGTTGTCACCGCACCCATTTCAGGGTATGTTAAAAAAATCTGA
- a CDS encoding NPCBM/NEW2 domain-containing protein, with amino-acid sequence MKRRFLFFLSVLLLWTAAGLAAAKPDYKQLYEKLLKQYNSLKTENANLKKQISSLQNQVKLLNQKVASLPKEYEYDLVKDDVTISEKLPFISYKGRRYVHFDSIITTFLCITNKDYVFDVQEKKVKILSSFKKKEGTWLTDLKPTHLGMFSSFGFNDENITVNYQKFFKNIWWKHWTNGAQFSLTYKIEGKYKKFSCWLGIADCSTNGSKGVVRILGDDRLLGEYKLELNRKPTLAEINVEGINALTLQFERTIANDLGDTYICIGDPLLVP; translated from the coding sequence ATGAAGAGGCGATTTCTTTTCTTTTTGTCAGTTCTTCTACTTTGGACAGCTGCTGGTCTTGCAGCAGCCAAGCCAGACTATAAGCAGCTTTATGAAAAACTGTTGAAACAGTACAATAGTTTAAAGACTGAAAACGCAAACCTTAAAAAGCAAATTTCTTCACTTCAAAATCAAGTAAAATTGTTAAACCAAAAAGTTGCAAGCTTGCCTAAGGAATATGAATATGATCTTGTTAAAGATGATGTGACTATTTCAGAAAAACTTCCATTTATCAGCTATAAAGGACGAAGATATGTCCACTTTGATTCAATTATTACTACTTTTTTATGCATTACTAATAAAGACTATGTATTCGATGTTCAAGAAAAGAAGGTTAAAATATTATCATCTTTTAAGAAAAAAGAAGGAACGTGGCTTACTGATCTTAAACCAACACATTTAGGTATGTTCTCCTCCTTTGGCTTTAACGACGAAAATATAACTGTCAATTATCAAAAGTTCTTCAAAAATATCTGGTGGAAGCACTGGACAAACGGGGCCCAGTTTAGCCTTACGTACAAGATTGAGGGAAAATATAAGAAATTTAGCTGCTGGCTTGGCATAGCAGATTGTTCTACCAACGGTTCAAAAGGTGTAGTCAGAATTTTGGGCGATGACAGGCTTTTAGGCGAGTATAAGCTTGAATTGAACAGAAAGCCAACGTTAGCAGAAATAAATGTTGAAGGAATAAATGCCTTAACACTACAATTTGAAAGAACAATTGCTAATGACTTAGGTGATACTTATATTTGTATTGGCGACCCGCTTTTGGTTCCTTAA